GAAGTCCCGCGGTTCGGTCGTCCACAGCGCCTCGGCGACGGCGCACAACCGGGGGAAGGCGAAGAAGTCGACGGTGCGGGGCGAGTCCATGTGCTCGGTCCAGATGTTGGCCTGACCGCCGAGCACGTGGCGGGCCTCGACCTCGTCGAGGACGGCCGGCACGGGCTCGAACGCGTACACGTCGGCGAGGGTCAGCGGGATCGACACGGGGATCGGCTCGTCCGGCCCGTCGGACTGCCGGTAGTCGAGGTAGACCTGGTCGTCCGGGCAGGCGACGACGTCGTACCCGCGTCGCGCGGCCGTGACGGCTCCGGTCATGCCCCGCCACGACGCGACCGTCGCGCCGGGCGACATCGTCGCGTTCCCCTCGAGGATCTCGTCCCAGCCGAAGGTGCGTCGCCCGGCCGCCGTGAGATGCGCGTCGAGCCGCCCGATGAACCACGCCTGCAGCTCTTCCTCGTCGGCGAGCCCGCGTTCGCTCATCAACTCCTGCGTGCGCGGGTCGGCCTGCCACTGGGCCTTGGGACACTCGTCGCCGCCGATGCCGATCCAGGTGCCCGGGAAGAGCTCCATGACCTCGTCGAGCACGTCGGTGTAGAAGTCGACCGTCGACTGCTCGGTGTTGAGGACGTCCTCGAAGATGCCCCACTCGGTGCCGACGGCGATCTGTCGCGGCTCCGCGACGGGCGTGCCGCCGACCTCGACGGCGCCGACGCCCAGGTGCGGGTACGCCGTGATCGCCGCCATCGAGTGGCCCGGCACGTCGACCTCGGGCACGACCGTGATGTGACGGGCGGCGGCGTAGGCGACGACCTCACGGATGTCGTCCTGCGTGTAGAAGCCGCCGTGCGGTCGACCGTCCTGGGTCGCGTCCGGCCCGGCCCCCACCTGCGTCGACTCCCGCCAGGCACCGACCGAGGTGAGGCGCGGATACTTCGTGATCTCGATGCGCCAGCCCTGGTCCTCGGTGAGGTGCCAGTGCAGCGTGTTCAGCCGGTGCAGCGCCATCAGGTCGACGAACCGCAGCACGTCGTGCTTCGGCAGGAAGTGCCGGGCGACGTCCAGGTGCGTCCCCCGCCACCCGAACCGCGGCCGGTCCTCGACGTCGACGGCGGGCACGACCCAGTCGACCCCGGTCACGAGGGCCGACCGGTACACGGCCGCGGGCAGCAGCTGACGCAGCACATGCGCCCCGTGGAACGCGCCGGCCGCGTCGCCACCGGTGATGCGCACCCCGGCGGGTCGCGCCTCCAGCCGGTACGCCTCGGCCCCGAGCGAGGCGTCGAGGTCGAACGAGATGCCGGTGCCGTCGGCGCTGCCCTCGCGCAGCGGCAAGCCGGTCGCCAGGCGCAGCGCCTGCTGCAGCCAGGCGACGACGCCCGCCAGCTCGTCGGGCGCCGAGACACGCGTCGCCTCGTCGAGGCGGAACGCCCCGGAGGCGCGGGTCAGCCTCGCCGGGCGGGGCACGATCGCGACCGGTGCGGTCTCGGGCGTCCCGGTGCCGGCCCGCGAGGTGGCCGAGGGGGTCGAGGATGCGTTCGTCACGGGGTCAGCCCTTCACGGCGCCGGCGGACATGCCGGTCACCAGGTTGCGTTGGATGATCATGAAGAAGACGACGACCGGCAGCGAGAACAGCACCGAGGCCGCCATCTGCCCGCCGAAGTCGGTACCGCTGGTCGGCGTGCTGAACGAGGCCAGCCAGACCGGCAGCGTGTACATCGACTGGTCCTTCATGAACGTGTAGGCCACGAGGTAGTCGTTCCACGCCGCGATGAAGGCGAAGATGCTGGTCGCGATCATGCCGGGCAGCACGAGCGGGAACATGATGCGCGTCAGCACCTGCCAGGTGCTCGCGCCGTCGAGCTGCGCCGCCTCCTCGACCTCGACCGGGATCGCCAGGAAGAACCCGCGCATCACCCAGATCGAGAACGGCAGCGTCGACGCGACGTACGCCAGGATGAGCCCGCCGTAGGTGCCGAGCAGCCCGAGGCTGTTGAAGATCAGGAACTGCGGGATCAGCAGGGCCGTCGCCGGCAGCATCTGCACGATCAGGATGAACACCATGATCGTGCGCCGCCCGCGGAACCGGAACCGCGACAGGGCGGCCGAGGCGAACAGGCCGAGCACGATCGAGAAGACGACGGCCCCGACCACGACGATCACGCTGTTGCGCAGGTTCGTGAAGAAGTCGGACTGCGTGACCGCGACGACGAAGTTGTCGAGGGTCGGGTTCTGCGGCCAGAACAGCGGGGTCGCCGTCATCACCTCGGGGCGCGGCTTGAACGCCGTGTTCACCATCCAGTAGACGGGGAACAGCCAGACGAGGCTGAAGACGATCGCGATCGCGTTGCTGACCCAGCGGGGCTTCCGGCGGCGACGGGTCGGGCGGGCGGTCGACGGGCGGCCGGTGCCGTGGCCCGAGCGCGCCTCCTCGGTTCTCTCGTCGCGTGCGACGGTCTCGGACGTCGTGTTGCCGACGCCGGCGGGTGCGGTCGTGGTCACAGGTCTTCTCCGGATCGGACGAGGTTGCGGACGTAGAACGCGGTCAGCACGACGAGCAGCAGGGTGGTGACCACCGAGATGGCGGCGCCCTGCCCGATGTCGAAGCCGACGAACGCGGTGACGTAGGTGAAGACGCCGAGGGTCGAGGTGGCGTCGTCGGGACCGCCGGCCGAGACGAGCCAGATCTGGTTGAAGACGTTGAAGTCCCAGATGATCGACAGGATCGTGATCAACAGCAGCGTCGGCTTGAGGAAGACCAGGGTGACGGTGCGGTAGACGCGCCACTCGCTCGCGCCGTCGAGTCGCGCGGCCTCTTTGTACTCGAGCGGGATCTGCGTCTCGGCGGCGTACATGGTCAGCGCGATGAACGGCACG
This genomic interval from Frigoribacterium sp. Leaf415 contains the following:
- a CDS encoding beta-N-acetylhexosaminidase, whose product is MTNASSTPSATSRAGTGTPETAPVAIVPRPARLTRASGAFRLDEATRVSAPDELAGVVAWLQQALRLATGLPLREGSADGTGISFDLDASLGAEAYRLEARPAGVRITGGDAAGAFHGAHVLRQLLPAAVYRSALVTGVDWVVPAVDVEDRPRFGWRGTHLDVARHFLPKHDVLRFVDLMALHRLNTLHWHLTEDQGWRIEITKYPRLTSVGAWRESTQVGAGPDATQDGRPHGGFYTQDDIREVVAYAAARHITVVPEVDVPGHSMAAITAYPHLGVGAVEVGGTPVAEPRQIAVGTEWGIFEDVLNTEQSTVDFYTDVLDEVMELFPGTWIGIGGDECPKAQWQADPRTQELMSERGLADEEELQAWFIGRLDAHLTAAGRRTFGWDEILEGNATMSPGATVASWRGMTGAVTAARRGYDVVACPDDQVYLDYRQSDGPDEPIPVSIPLTLADVYAFEPVPAVLDEVEARHVLGGQANIWTEHMDSPRTVDFFAFPRLCAVAEALWTTEPRDFDDFSTRLAVHLGRLDAIGVEYRHESGPLPWQQRPGVPGRPASREEREAYIASVVANIT
- a CDS encoding carbohydrate ABC transporter permease, producing the protein MTTTAPAGVGNTTSETVARDERTEEARSGHGTGRPSTARPTRRRRKPRWVSNAIAIVFSLVWLFPVYWMVNTAFKPRPEVMTATPLFWPQNPTLDNFVVAVTQSDFFTNLRNSVIVVVGAVVFSIVLGLFASAALSRFRFRGRRTIMVFILIVQMLPATALLIPQFLIFNSLGLLGTYGGLILAYVASTLPFSIWVMRGFFLAIPVEVEEAAQLDGASTWQVLTRIMFPLVLPGMIATSIFAFIAAWNDYLVAYTFMKDQSMYTLPVWLASFSTPTSGTDFGGQMAASVLFSLPVVVFFMIIQRNLVTGMSAGAVKG